The genomic window CTCCCCATACCTGCTAGCAAACACGTACGAAGAGTCTTCCTATATTTCCCAATAACACCAACTACCATTGTTCCCTGTGCAATTTATCAAGAGGAGCACCCAACTCACGCAACGCGTCTTGCATTGCCTTTACAAATTCAGGCGCGCCACACAAATAAAAACGAGAATTCTCAACACTCCTCAACTTTTCAAGAAGAGCATCCTTAGTAATACGACCCTTATTATACTTAGTATCTTCTCGAGTCACGAATAACTCCACCTGAATAAACTCATGCTCCTTAGCATACTCTAAGAGCTCCTCTTTAAGATACGCCTGCTCATTAGTTTTCGACGAGAAAAGCAATACCGCTTCCCTGTTAGTACGAACACATTCTTGAAGCATTGCACGAAGAGGAGCAAGACCGGTACCTGAAGCAATAAGAACAACACGCTCATCACCCTCACGCAACTTGAAATTACCATAAGGCCCCTCAAGAAGAATTTTCGAACCCTCAGGAACATTAAGCACAAACGTTCCCATCTTAGCAAGATCATCTTTTTGCTCAATGAGCAATTCAAGAACGCCCGATCCACAAGCATTAGCAATAGAATACGCCCTACGAGTCACTTGTTCTTCATGAGGAAGCAAAACCTCAAGCATAACAAACTGTCCAGGAACCCACGAGCCAAAAACATCTTCAAATTGTAACAAAACCGTTCTTGGTCCAACGATTTTTTTCTTAAGAAGCGTTGATTCAAAACGATTCATACTACCTTAACTTCCTTCACAGGAAAATACCTACGCAGATTCTTCTCTAAATTGCGTAGATTCTGCGCCTTGCGACCAATGAGCAAACCTCTATCCTGTTCAGTCTCCCCATGAACAACAAAAACATCCTCTTCAAGCTGTTCAACCTTAGAAACATTATGAGGATAACACATGTTACGAATAAAACGCTCTTTCTTATCAGACCATTCCACAATTTTGATCTTCTTTTTAAACGTGTTTTCTAGCTTCTTAGCTCCAGCACCATCCTTGCCAATTGCTTTGTAAATTTCACCAGGAAACACTACAAAAACCATACGATCCTGAATCGGATCAAAAAAAGCATCCTTAGCCCTGCACTTAACAAGTTTCTCAAAAAGCGCTATGGTCTGCAGTGTTTCTTCATCCAACCTCATTTTTTAACACTTAGGATTGAGATGGGAAAATTCTTCTTACACACATCACCAAGCTGATCATTACTCAACTCAAGATGCACAACCTGCGCACCACTAAGTTTGGCATAGCGCTCAATATCCTCCTTAACCATTTCAGGAGTATTTGCACTTACATACACCTTGGCGATTGCACCCTTTCTCAATCCCTTGAGCGTCTCATCAGTACCGATAATAGCTTTTCCTTCGGCTACGAGTTTTTTAATTTCTGTTTCACTCATTTTTCATCTCCCTTTGCTCTCAACCCAGGTAAACCCGTACCAACGGGAATAGGTTGATTGAGCATTACGTTCTCAATAACTGAATTAAGCTCATCCAACTCACCTGCCAAAGCAGCATTAGTGAACTGCCTAATCGGTGTTTCAAATGATGCTCTTGCAAGAATCGAACTCTTCTCAGAAACAACTCCATAACGAGTAATTCCCTTAACCATTCCTGAAGCACACATCATATCTGCAACGAGCATGATGTGGCGCTCATTGATCTTAAGACCTTGATTTTCAATAACTTTGAAAACCTCATCAATAATTGCGTTACGAGCAGCTTCCACTCCAAGAAGAGAATAAATCTCAAAGATATCATTACTCGTAGTTCTTGTCTCATCAACAAAGTCAAGACCTAATACTTGTTTAAGGTTAGATCCAGCAGTTACAATAACATACTCATCATCTTTCTTCACAGGAAGAACTTGACTAATTCCTTTAACTCCGCCTACGTGCAATTCTTTGAGTTTTTCTTTAAGTACATAAAGTTGATTTAAAGAGAAATCTTTAGGTGCTTTAACATCAATTTGATTTCCCTTCGCACTTACTTGAAAATCTTTAAAACTCTTCTCAACCACTTTGAGAATTCCTTCTTTTGAAGCACCAATAGCGTCAAGTTTAGCATCATCAAGAACAGCAGAAACAGTAAGTTCTGCAATGTTGATCTCAATACTGGAAACCGCATCTTGCATCTTTGATTCCTTTACTGCAAGAGCGACCCTTTTGATGTCTTTTCCTTTACTATAGGGTTCTTTTAAATAAATCTCCATCATAGGTGTTGAAGGAGTTTTACGACCGTCTAAAATTTCAATAATTCTAGGTAAACCAACCGTAACGTTCATCTCCGCAACTCCTGCGAAGTGGAACGTGTTAAGCGTCATCTGTGTACCCTGTTCACCAATACTCTCAGCAGACACGATACCTACAGCTTCACCAGGTTCAACCTGCATAGACTGATACTCACTGACAACACGATCTAAAATTTCTTTAATTTGTTTATCTGATGCGTTAGACGGTAATTTAGCCTCAACTTCTTCTAGAAGTTTTTTTGGAAGTACCGCCCCATATTCTTTTTTGAGATCCATCATCCCATGACCTCCTCAATAATTTTACTTACATTGATACTTCCACCTTCTGACTTTGAAACGTCAATACCATCCTCACCATACTTAAACTGTACAATGCGCTTAGCCGCATCACGAACAGAACCATCATACTCAATTTTAAGATCCTGCATCGCATTAGCAAGTCTTCTGTACAGATAACCAGACTTAGGCGTACGAAGAGCGGTATCCATCAGAGAATCCCTTCCAGTCATACCCATGAAGAAGAACTCTGCGGGTGAGAGTCCATCTTTGAAACCTGGTCGGATAAAACCATGAGCTGCAGGGCCAAGATCTCCTCTCTTAAAGCAAGAAAGTGTTCTTTGCTTATACCCTTTAGAGATGCGACCGCCACGTAAAGCTTGTTGCCCTACACATGCAGCCATCTGAGCAAGGTTAATAGATTTGCCCTTAGCGCCAGAGCGAGCCATAACAATAGTTCCTGCATGTTCGTTTTGGTTCTTAGCAACAAACTCCCCTGTCTTGTTACGCGCTGCGTTTAAGATTTCAAGAGTTTTAAGCTCAAGAGTTTCTGCCATTGTTTTCCCAGGGAAGGTTTCTAGTGTTCCTGCATAGTACTCATCAATAAGCTTCTGCACCTGTGCGTACGCTTCATCAATAGTCTCTGCAATTCCTTTCTTCGCTTCTTCAGGAAGATCTGAATCTGCAAGACCTGTACTAAAACCAAATTCTTTTAATGTCGCAATACCGAGTTTTGTTACCTTATGGATGAAGTCCGCAGCTGCTTGAGCGCCATACTTCTTGTGAATTGATCGAAGCATGAAACCAGCACCTTGCCCTAAATTAGCACCATCCATTGTGCCTGATTTAAGCACGCCATTTTCAATAACAACTTTATTTCCGCCCATATCCTTTCCAGTAAAGTCAAAACCTGGAGGAAGAAGTACGGAGAATACTTCACGACCTGAAACGACATCTTTTTTCACTAGTGAAGAAGCATCATGAACTCCTGCGCTAAACAGTAAATCAACAGCTACCTCACGAGGAATACTTTCTTTTGAAGTAAGCGTGTAAATACCTGAAAGACAATCCTGCACTCCACCAATGACACTAAGACCATAAGCAGGAGAGATTAACTGTTCTTGAACCTTCATCAAGACTTCAGCTTCTGCTCTTGCCTCTTCTGTCTGAGGAACATGAAGGTTCATCTCATCTCCATCAAAGTCTGCGTTGTAAGGTGCACAAACAGCAGGATTAATTCTAAACGTCCTCCCAGGAAGTACGCGCACGCTATGGCACATCATACTCATCTTGTGAAGAGATGGTTGCCTGTTAAAGATAGCAATATCTCCATCCATTAAATGCCTCTCAACAACATAACCAGGTTCAATCTCTTCAAGAATCTGCTCAACCATATCATCAGTGATACGCTTCTTCCTACCATCCGGGCGAACCACGTAATTCGCACCAGGATATTTTTTAGGACCATTCTTGATGAAGTTTGTCAAATACTCTGCATTCCACTGTGTCATACGTTCAGGAATGGTAAGTTTCATAGCAACGCTGCGTGGAACACCAACTTCGTTAATACCAATCATAGGATCAGGTGAGATTACTGTACGCGCAGAGAAGTTCGTACGTTTACCTGCAAGGTTGCTCCTAATACGTCCCTCCTTAGACTTAATACGCTCAGAAATTGTTTTGAGCGGCTGGCCAGATCTGTGACGAGCAGGAGGTAATTGTGCAACGGAATTATCAAAGTACGTTGTTACGTGGTACTGTAAGAGATCCCATAAATCTTCAATAATAATCTCAGGAGCACCAGCGTTAATATTCTCAAAAAGACGCTGATTGATTCGAACAATATCTCCTAACTTATGCGTTAAATCATCCTCTGAACGCTCACCTGTTTCAAGCGTAATGGACGGTCTCATAGTTACCGGAGGAATCGGAAGCACTGTTAGGATAAACCATTCCGGACGAACTACCTCTGAGTCAAGACCGAAGAGTTCAATATCTTCATCAGAAATCTTCTCAAGAAACGTTCGCACCTCAATAGGTGATATTCGCTTCTCGTTTTCAAGGAACGTATATGGTTTTTCAAGGGTGACTTTCGGTTGGCGTGCCTTACAATGAGGACACTTATTCACCGTTTTCATCTCTTTAATAACTTCTCGAATGCGTTTTCTTCTCGCCTCAAGACCTTGTTCTTCTTCAACCTGTTCAAGATCTTGTATGATTGCTTCTCGCTTATTGTTTGGAATAAGTACCTTGTTACAACTATGACACGTTGAGCGAAGAATAGAGAGGATAAGATTTACATAATTGATGTGAACCACGGGACGTGCGAGTTCAATATAACCGAAATGGCCAAGAGATTCCTTAAGTTTAAGACCATCAGTCTTACACGTAAGCCCTGGATCAATAACCCCCAAACGAGTGTCCATAAGACCCCCATCAACAGGGTAGCCTTCACGATCATAAAGTTCAGGAGTTACAATCTTTGCAGCAGCCATTTTCTTGATTATTTTTGGAGAAAATACTCCAAACTTAATCGCCTTTACTTTTTTGTATGCATGTTGTGGTTCCATTTTAGTACTTATCCTCTAACACGAGACGTGGGTAAATGCCTAGTGATTTAATTTCATCGAGCAATAGCTTGAAAGCGTAGCTCATCTCAACGTATTCAAGCTCAGAGTCTTCCCCATAAATGGGAGACATAAGCTTCCTTGTTCTTGCATGATAGTATCCGCCCAAGCCTGATTTAAGACAGACCGGGATCATAACCTTATCCGCATCAAAGCGCTCCTTGAGAAGCAAAGACGCTCCATGCGCAACAAAGGTATCCTTCTCCATCTCTCCTAATCGAAGACCTCCTTCTTTTGCACGGCCCTCTGTAGGCTGACGAGTCAAAAGTTGGATAGGTCCACGTCCACGAGAATGGAGTTTATTTGCAACCATGTGCTTAAGTCTAAGATAATACATGGAGCCAACAAAAATGCGTGCTTCCATCATCCTTCCCGTTTCACCATCATAGAATATTTCAGTTCCATCTTCTCTAAATCCGAAACTTGCAAGTTGTTCTCTCAAACTTGCTTCAGGCTCACTTGAAAAGATGGACGCATCAATCGCAGATCCACGAAGAGCAGCAACCTTGCCACCCAAACATTCAATCAAATGACTAATGGTCATACGAGAAGGAATACCGTGCGGGGAAAAAATAAGGTCAGGAATAATTCCAGAAGCACTAAATGGCATATCTGAAGGATTAACAAGAAGTCCAATAACTCCTTTCTGACCATGGCGAGACGTAAACTTATCCCCGATTTCAGGAATACGATACTCGCGCAAGCGAACTTGAACTAATCTGTTTCCCTCTCCGTTCTCACTAAGAAGAACAAGATCAACAATACCTTCCTCACCATGTCTAAGAGAAACGCTTGACTCGCGTCGAACGTTGGAAGTAAGAGAATACTCATCCATACCTGAAAGGAAACGAGGAGGTGAGGTCTTACCAATAATCACATCTCCTTCTGCAACTTTAGCTTCAGGATGAATGATTCCGTCATCTTCAAGGAAACGATAATCATGTTCTGAGCGGTAGCCTCGAACATCTTTATCAGGAATGGAAATCTGGTCTTGCAAACCGCCAGCATAGCGTAGTTCCTCAGCAACTGCAGGTCTAAAATAGGAATTTCTTCCAAGACCTCTATCAACACTGCCTCTATTGACAATCACCGCATCATCCATGTTATATCCTTTAAAAGACATAACTGCAACAATGATGTTTTGACCCGCAGGGTGTTCATCATAATGAGATACATCGTGAATTATTGACTTTACAAGAGGAACTTGC from Candidatus Woesearchaeota archaeon includes these protein-coding regions:
- a CDS encoding FAD-dependent oxidoreductase — protein: MNRFESTLLKKKIVGPRTVLLQFEDVFGSWVPGQFVMLEVLLPHEEQVTRRAYSIANACGSGVLELLIEQKDDLAKMGTFVLNVPEGSKILLEGPYGNFKLREGDERVVLIASGTGLAPLRAMLQECVRTNREAVLLFSSKTNEQAYLKEELLEYAKEHEFIQVELFVTREDTKYNKGRITKDALLEKLRSVENSRFYLCGAPEFVKAMQDALRELGAPLDKLHREQW
- a CDS encoding NusA-like transcription termination signal-binding factor; this encodes MRLDEETLQTIALFEKLVKCRAKDAFFDPIQDRMVFVVFPGEIYKAIGKDGAGAKKLENTFKKKIKIVEWSDKKERFIRNMCYPHNVSKVEQLEEDVFVVHGETEQDRGLLIGRKAQNLRNLEKNLRRYFPVKEVKVV
- a CDS encoding 50S ribosomal protein L30: MSETEIKKLVAEGKAIIGTDETLKGLRKGAIAKVYVSANTPEMVKEDIERYAKLSGAQVVHLELSNDQLGDVCKKNFPISILSVKK
- a CDS encoding DNA-directed RNA polymerase subunit A'' (DNA-dependent RNA polymerase catalyzes the transcription of DNA into RNA using the four ribonucleoside triphosphates as substrates), yielding MMDLKKEYGAVLPKKLLEEVEAKLPSNASDKQIKEILDRVVSEYQSMQVEPGEAVGIVSAESIGEQGTQMTLNTFHFAGVAEMNVTVGLPRIIEILDGRKTPSTPMMEIYLKEPYSKGKDIKRVALAVKESKMQDAVSSIEINIAELTVSAVLDDAKLDAIGASKEGILKVVEKSFKDFQVSAKGNQIDVKAPKDFSLNQLYVLKEKLKELHVGGVKGISQVLPVKKDDEYVIVTAGSNLKQVLGLDFVDETRTTSNDIFEIYSLLGVEAARNAIIDEVFKVIENQGLKINERHIMLVADMMCASGMVKGITRYGVVSEKSSILARASFETPIRQFTNAALAGELDELNSVIENVMLNQPIPVGTGLPGLRAKGDEK
- a CDS encoding DNA-directed RNA polymerase subunit A'; the encoded protein is MEPQHAYKKVKAIKFGVFSPKIIKKMAAAKIVTPELYDREGYPVDGGLMDTRLGVIDPGLTCKTDGLKLKESLGHFGYIELARPVVHINYVNLILSILRSTCHSCNKVLIPNNKREAIIQDLEQVEEEQGLEARRKRIREVIKEMKTVNKCPHCKARQPKVTLEKPYTFLENEKRISPIEVRTFLEKISDEDIELFGLDSEVVRPEWFILTVLPIPPVTMRPSITLETGERSEDDLTHKLGDIVRINQRLFENINAGAPEIIIEDLWDLLQYHVTTYFDNSVAQLPPARHRSGQPLKTISERIKSKEGRIRSNLAGKRTNFSARTVISPDPMIGINEVGVPRSVAMKLTIPERMTQWNAEYLTNFIKNGPKKYPGANYVVRPDGRKKRITDDMVEQILEEIEPGYVVERHLMDGDIAIFNRQPSLHKMSMMCHSVRVLPGRTFRINPAVCAPYNADFDGDEMNLHVPQTEEARAEAEVLMKVQEQLISPAYGLSVIGGVQDCLSGIYTLTSKESIPREVAVDLLFSAGVHDASSLVKKDVVSGREVFSVLLPPGFDFTGKDMGGNKVVIENGVLKSGTMDGANLGQGAGFMLRSIHKKYGAQAAADFIHKVTKLGIATLKEFGFSTGLADSDLPEEAKKGIAETIDEAYAQVQKLIDEYYAGTLETFPGKTMAETLELKTLEILNAARNKTGEFVAKNQNEHAGTIVMARSGAKGKSINLAQMAACVGQQALRGGRISKGYKQRTLSCFKRGDLGPAAHGFIRPGFKDGLSPAEFFFMGMTGRDSLMDTALRTPKSGYLYRRLANAMQDLKIEYDGSVRDAAKRIVQFKYGEDGIDVSKSEGGSINVSKIIEEVMG
- the rpoB gene encoding DNA-directed RNA polymerase subunit B, giving the protein MNMTEIFLNNKFFGEVDDAKKFIEDFVSARRQGNIDVSVNYSYDEDTDTIFIESSRGRLLRPVLVVRDGKPLITQRQVEQLSKGELQFTDLVKQGLVEYIDAAEEENCLIAYDEKDLTPEHTHLEISPMTILGVTAALVPFANFSHAVRIAQGAKNQKQAIGFYAANYQVRMDMDVNLLHHPQVPLVKSIIHDVSHYDEHPAGQNIIVAVMSFKGYNMDDAVIVNRGSVDRGLGRNSYFRPAVAEELRYAGGLQDQISIPDKDVRGYRSEHDYRFLEDDGIIHPEAKVAEGDVIIGKTSPPRFLSGMDEYSLTSNVRRESSVSLRHGEEGIVDLVLLSENGEGNRLVQVRLREYRIPEIGDKFTSRHGQKGVIGLLVNPSDMPFSASGIIPDLIFSPHGIPSRMTISHLIECLGGKVAALRGSAIDASIFSSEPEASLREQLASFGFREDGTEIFYDGETGRMMEARIFVGSMYYLRLKHMVANKLHSRGRGPIQLLTRQPTEGRAKEGGLRLGEMEKDTFVAHGASLLLKERFDADKVMIPVCLKSGLGGYYHARTRKLMSPIYGEDSELEYVEMSYAFKLLLDEIKSLGIYPRLVLEDKY